One window of Acidobacteriota bacterium genomic DNA carries:
- a CDS encoding ABC transporter permease yields MPDVIGAKPRHSPEHRLPPADAVETGPLTGAAPDLEASDPGAARPLPGASRYRPVNPLLELTLARIREFVREPEAVFWVFVFPVLLAVALGIAFRETGPATVQVAVEADGRQGPGSSSGRLMEWLEGRSDIEAVLLSPEEAARALRTGRVALVLEPAPSEAAATGSPEAGETVSLPPPLPDLDSEGLVYRYDPTRPDSRVARLVLDDALQRGMGREDVARVRDEAVAQAGARYIDFLIPGLVGLNLMGSGMWGLGFAVVQARTRKLLKLLAATPMRRTHFLLSFMLSRLIFLALEVVAVISFGWMAFGVSVHGSILELGVISLLGSMSFAGLGLLVAARTRTIEGVSGLMNLVMLPMWLLSGTFFAATRFPEFWQPVIQALPLTALNDALRANINEGLPLAASLPDLLVMAAWGSVSFLLALRWFRWQ; encoded by the coding sequence ATGCCTGATGTCATTGGCGCCAAGCCCCGCCACTCGCCGGAGCATAGGCTGCCGCCCGCCGATGCGGTGGAGACCGGACCGTTGACCGGCGCCGCCCCCGATCTCGAGGCGTCCGATCCTGGCGCAGCGCGACCGCTTCCCGGGGCCAGCCGCTACCGCCCGGTCAATCCGCTGCTGGAGCTCACGCTGGCCAGGATTCGGGAGTTCGTGAGGGAACCCGAGGCTGTCTTCTGGGTCTTCGTTTTTCCCGTTCTGCTGGCCGTCGCGCTGGGAATCGCCTTCCGCGAAACGGGTCCGGCAACTGTCCAGGTAGCCGTGGAAGCCGACGGGCGCCAGGGGCCGGGCTCGAGTTCCGGCCGGCTGATGGAATGGCTGGAAGGGCGTTCCGATATCGAGGCTGTCCTGCTGTCGCCGGAGGAGGCGGCGCGGGCGCTGCGTACGGGCAGGGTGGCGCTGGTGCTGGAGCCTGCTCCGTCGGAGGCTGCGGCGACCGGGAGTCCCGAGGCCGGAGAGACGGTCTCGCTCCCTCCGCCCCTTCCTGATTTGGATTCGGAGGGCCTGGTTTACCGTTACGACCCGACTCGGCCCGACAGCCGGGTTGCCCGCCTGGTCCTGGACGACGCCCTGCAGCGGGGCATGGGACGGGAAGATGTCGCCCGGGTCAGGGACGAAGCCGTGGCCCAGGCCGGAGCCCGCTACATTGATTTTCTGATTCCCGGGTTGGTGGGATTGAACCTGATGGGGAGCGGCATGTGGGGCCTGGGCTTCGCGGTGGTGCAGGCACGCACCCGCAAGCTGCTGAAGCTGCTGGCGGCCACCCCCATGCGCAGGACCCACTTTCTGCTGTCGTTCATGCTGTCGCGCCTGATTTTCCTGGCGCTGGAGGTGGTGGCCGTGATCAGCTTCGGTTGGATGGCCTTCGGCGTTTCCGTTCATGGTTCGATCCTGGAACTGGGGGTCATTTCGCTGCTGGGGTCCATGTCCTTCGCGGGCCTCGGACTGCTGGTGGCAGCCCGCACCCGAACCATCGAAGGAGTCTCGGGGTTGATGAACCTGGTGATGCTGCCCATGTGGCTGCTCTCGGGGACCTTTTTCGCCGCCACCCGCTTCCCCGAGTTCTGGCAGCCGGTCATTCAGGCCTTGCCGCTGACGGCGCTCAACGATGCCTTGCGGGCCAACATCAATGAAGGACTTCCCCTGGCCGCCAGCTTGCCGGATCTGCTGGTGATGGCGGCCTGGGGAAGTGTCAGTTTCCTGCTGGCCTTGCGGTGGTTCCGTTGGCAGTAG